TTCTAGCACCTGAGATTTCATATTTTTTAGGATTTTTTAAGTAGTCTACTATTTCACTAATTTCTTCAATTGGTTCTTTATTACCTGCTACATCTGAGAATTTTTTATCAGATTTAATGATTTGTGCAGGGCTTTTATCTCCAAACATACCTGTTCCTTGGCCACCCATTGCTTTCATTTGTGCTCTATATAATCAGTAAAGCAATAATAAGAATAACAATGTTGGTAAGAATGGAAGTATATATTGTGAGAAGAAACCAGGTGTAGGTGTAGGTGTAGTATAAAGTCCTAATACATTATCACCCACAGCTCCTTTTGTTGCCTCAGTTGATAACGTTGAAAAATTATTAATTACTTCAGTAAAATATTTTGAACTTCCATACACTATATGTTGAGTAGTTTTGTCACCATCTACAAAAGAAACAGTAGTGATATTTGTGAATGGATTAATTTCAATCGCACTGAAATAAATCTTGTCTGTTGAACTTGCGGCCGCTAATTGTAATTTTTCTTCAAAAGTTGTAGTTGACCAAATATTTGGTTGTGCACCTCTACCTAAAATTAGATAGAAAATTAAACCAACAATCGCAACAATTAATAAAATTGTCAATACGGACGCTGTTCTTCGTCTTTTTGGATTCATGTGTTCCTTTCTATTATTTAAATAATATTAAAATTATATTAAATTTTTGACTTAATTATCAAGAGCCCTTTTTTCTTATGCAATTCTGAGTTATCATTTAACTTAAAAACGCTTGTACGTTGGTGTGAAAGTATGAAATCAATTATGGAATTTATCTTATTTTTACTTAATTTTACGTCATTAAAATTCACGTTTATAAAATGAAAAATCAAATTTTCTTTATTTTTTAGAGCTTTAAATAAATCTTGTGAAAAATTACTTTTTCGTCATTTTTTGTATTCTTTTTTAATTTTTTGAATTTTAAACTGTGAAAAAATATTCAAAATTCTATACTTTCAGATAATTAAGTTTTTTTGTATGAAATTACTATTCTTTTCTAAATTATGTCTAATGATATTTCTTTGATATTTATCTTGATTATTTGTGTAATCAATATGAAATGGAATGTTGTTTTTTCTGCATTTCTTAATTATTGTATTTTTGAAATATTTGAATAAAAGTGGTCGTTTGATATTCATTTGATTTAAAGTGTTATTTTTAGCAATTCCTAAGTACAATGGTTTTCTTTTTGATTCTTTTTGCATTAAAACTGTTTCAATAAAGTCATCTTTTTGATGAGCAATTAATAGAGTATTACATCTTTCTTGTTTGTATATTTTTTCGAAAAAATCATAACGTTTTATACGAGCTCAATTTTGGAAATTACCTTGCACATAGTCATTTTTGTCTAAATTAAG
The nucleotide sequence above comes from Mycoplasma sp. Pen4. Encoded proteins:
- the tilS gene encoding tRNA lysidine(34) synthetase TilS; its protein translation is MKYLIAVSGGPDSMFLLNKYKNKNIVVCHVNYNQRYDSHTDQKIVEEFCNKHNIPLFILNLDKNDYVQGNFQNWARIKRYDFFEKIYKQERCNTLLIAHQKDDFIETVLMQKESKRKPLYLGIAKNNTLNQMNIKRPLLFKYFKNTIIKKCRKNNIPFHIDYTNNQDKYQRNIIRHNLEKNSNFIQKNLIIWKYRILNIFSQFKIQKIKKEYKKWRKSNFSQDLFKALKNKENLIFHFINVNFNDVKLSKNKINSIIDFILSHQRTSVFKLNDNSELHKKKGLLIIKSKI